Proteins from one Rosa chinensis cultivar Old Blush chromosome 7, RchiOBHm-V2, whole genome shotgun sequence genomic window:
- the LOC112177243 gene encoding caffeic acid 3-O-methyltransferase codes for MDNHSQYAMQLVSASLAPMVLKAAIELGVLDIIHRAGPGVQLSSSEIASQLPSHNNPGAPVVLDRMLRLLSAHSILTCSVSTDEADHVKVLRLYGLAPVAKYFILDQDGGSLATLLNFCHDKVNTDSWYHLTDVVLEGGVPFTKAYGMSVVEYNTKDARYGETFRNSMKEFNPVFMKEILGSYKGFEGLGTLVDAGGGDGTILNMIVSKYPTIKGINYDLAAVIEKSPSYPGIEHIAGDIFVNIPKGDAIFMKWILHHYDDKSCSTILKNCYEALPDHGKVIVVDMVIPEAPETTTSAKSLFQFDMFMMNMNTNGNERTEKELGSLAKQAGFYTIRVACSAFNFSVVEMFKNM; via the exons ATGGACAATCACTCCCAATATGCTATGCAGCTAGTAAGCGCATCATTAGCGCCTATGGTGCTTAAAGCAGCCATAGAACTTGGTGTGCTCGACATAATACACAGAGCTGGCCCTGGAGTTCAGCTTTCATCTTCTGAAATAGCGTCACAGCTCCCCTCTCACAACAACCCGGGTGCTCCTGTAGTGCTTGATCGTATGCTTCGCCTTCTGTCTGCTCACTCCATTCTCACTTGCTCAGTTTCCACTGATGAAGCTGATCATGTGAAGGTTCTGAGGCTTTATGGTTTGGCACCGGTTGCCAAGTACTTCATTCTGGACCAGGATGGAGGAtcattagcaactttactaaaTTTTTGCCATGACAAGGTCAACACAGATAGCTG GTACCATTTGACAGATGTAGTTTTGGAAGGAGGAGTTCCATTTACCAAGGCCTATGGCATGAGTGTGGTGGAGTACAACACAAAAGATGCAAGATATGGTGAAACATTCAGGAACTCAATGAAAGAGTTTAACCCTGTTTTTATGAAGGAAATCCTTGGGAGTTATAAGGGTTTTGAAGGTCTAGGTACACTCGTAGATGCGGGCGGTGGTGATGGTACTATCCTTAACATGATTGTCTCCAAGTACCCTACCATCAAGGGTATCAACTATGATTTGGCTGCTGTTATAGAAAAATCTCCCTCCTATCCTG GTATTGAGCATATTGCAGGGGATATCTTTGTAAACATTCCGAAAGGAGATGCCATTTTCATGAAG TGGATACTACACCATTACGATGACAAAAGTTGCTCGACGATACTAAAAAACTGCTATGAGGCATTGCCAGACCATGGAAAAGTCATAGTGGTTGATATGGTGATACCGGAAGCCCCTGAAACTACTACTTCTGCAAAAAGCTTGTTTCAGTTTGATATGTTCATGATGAACATGAACACCAATGGAAATGAGAGAACAGAGAAAGAACTTGGAAGTTTGGCAAAACAAGCCGGGTTTTACACCATTCGAGTGGCATGTTCTGCATTTAACTTTTCGGTGGTGGAGATGTTCAAGAACATGTAA